AATGAGCCTTTCTTGGATGATGTCGCCAAGAAGATTGTGGATTCCACAGTTCTGGTGCACCAGTCTCCCCAACCCTCCATTGAGATTTTGGATATAGAGCGCGCTGATGGCGGTTCTGGACCTATACTTCAACACCAGGCTGCATCGGCCGCTGTTACAGGGGGTAATTCCGGTATGCCTCCTGTGAGTCGCAGTGAGAACAAATCTGGTGACTCTCGGCTGAATTACCATCTGACATTGCGTACCGGCGGTTGGATTGAGGACATCCCTTTCAAGATTCCGCCGGAAATGAGGTCTTGGTTTGGGTCGCCTGGAGGTGAACCTACAGATCAGTTCTACCCCAACATTGACCTGATGTGTGGGGAGTCGGTGGCCACTGATTCGGCTAAAGACGGTGGTGATTTAGGCTACCGTGCTTTCCGGGATTTGGTAACTCCTGCTGACAGGCCACAGGGTCAAATTGACGCTCCTGCTGCTCAACACTTcaatgatttgtacaaggtatTTTATCTTGATGAATTCAATGAACTTCCCAACCGGTCATATATTTGTTTTACTTTCAGGCCGTACAATCTAGCATGGGCTTGTACTATGTCTATCGCTAGAACCAGCTGCAGCTGACCCAGAAAAGCATAGATCTGGCTGACTTGAAGACGTGAGCGGAGACGGCGGAGTCTGCTTTGAAAGACAGTCAGACGAAGTTAGAGGGTGCATCTTTGGAGTTGGAGGCGGCGAAAAAGAGGCTTGAGGAAATTGAGCCAAAGCTTAAGTCGGAGACTAAGAGGGAAGATGGCCTAAACCAGAAATTGATTGACTTCAATAACGGTCTGCCTGAGGTGAAGAAAGCTTCCGCCAAGAGGGCTGTTGATAAGCTTCTTCAGTCCGACTGGTTTAACGATCTCCTTACTCAGCGCCACAATGGCGGTTGGTGCGCTGCTCATCGGGTTGTCTGCAATTTGAAGAAGTTGGACGAAGATGGATGGCAAGAGTATGAGGATGCCTATGAGGAGCATGAGTTGTTCAAGACTCCTACCGGCTTTGAGCCGTAAGATTTACCCGAGACGGTGATTTTCAATGCTAACCAGAGGACCTTGCCTCCTTTGGAAGTGCCGGAATCAGCCTATTGGTCTGATGATAATGCCGTTTGACGGTTTTGGCAGTCATCACCTTCCTCCTCTTACGGATCTTCTTCATTTCCTAGCCGGCCTCGTACATGTTAGGTTTAACTTTATTTTTAGGTGGTTGGGTTTTATCTCTTTTCGGTAAATGCTGTTAGGGCACTTGTTTTGATGTAATTATGCTGAACATCGTATAATTGTGGTGGTATTGGGTTTAACCGGTACCATTGTGCCTTGTGATCAGCTAGTCACTCCGCGAGATTTTTGGGTGATGGCTGTCGGTTTTTTGTGTTTGCTTTTTGTAATCGAATGTTTGACTACccttttgattgttttttctgctGTTTATTTGTTTCTCATTTCAACTTCTTCTTGCCGTCTGAAATTATATGACGCAGATTATTTGCTATTGATTGTGTATGTTTTTTTATGGCGGAGATTGCACTCGGCATTCTTCGTGATTTATTTAAGTTTCTCTACGCCATACTTTTTCGTCTAAATACTTGTGTTTAGCATTGGAGTGCCGTCTGAAGGGTATTTATCGTCTCCAAaactactaatcacaacaacttattatggactgctacgcttcacagtaaagtgcccatacggcatttattttctttactgttactaATCACACCCATACATTACCTTTTGCTCGGAATTTGCAACGTTGTTTTTGGTTCTTCTCTTCATTTCTTTTGGACTGCCCGTATTTAAGGACCGCCCTAATATATACAATATAGCAAAATATAGATTGTTATAGTGATCAGTCTACGTACATATCATCACTACGCTTTCTCAAATATAGTACTTTCTCAGAGTACTGGCATTCCAGGAATTGAGTGTGGTACCATCCATCTGCATTAGCCGGTATGATCCAGGAACTATTTCCTCCCATATCTGGTATGGTCCTTCCTAGTTTGCTGTCAGTTTTACTTGAGCATTTCCTTTTCCGGTTGCGGCTGTTCTCCGCAGTACTAGGTCTCCCACTCCTAGAGGCCggtgttttacttttttgttgTACGCTCTGCCCATTCTGCTTTTATACGCTGCCGAACTAATTTCTGCTTTTAGGCGGATTTCTGGCATGAAGTCTAGCTGATGCCGTAGCAATTGATCATTTCTCTCCTCATCGTAATGCTGGATGCGCATGGTTGGCAGAGCCATTTCTTCCGGTATGACCGCTTCAGACCCGAAGCTTAGCTTAAACGGACTCTCGCCGGTAGCCTCTTTGACTGTTGTTCTGTTACACCACAGAACTTCTGGCATAAGATCTGCCCATTTGCCTTTGCAGTCTTCTAACTTCTTTTTAAGCGCATCCAGTATTTGCTTGTTTGCTGCCTCTGCCTGCCcattgctttgtgggtgacatACTGATGAGTGAGCTAATTTGACCCTATACAATCCCAGGAAGCATTGTATGGGTGCACAATCGAACTGCGTCCCATGATAAAAAACAATTGCTTGTGGCAACCCGAACCTTGTAATTATATTTCGCCCATATGAACTTTTTCACCTGGTTCGCCGTTATTTTAGCTACTGGCTCCGCCTCaatccatttggtgaagtaatccaCCGCTACTATTAGGAATTTGCGTCCTCCGGCTGCCATTGGGAATGGTCCTAcaatatccattccccactgtgcgaatgggaTTGGGTTTAGAATAGGCATCAAGTCGTTAGCCGGCAAGTTGATCACTGCTGAAATTTTTTGGCATTTGTCGCACTTTTTTACGTATGCTCGACAATCTTCTAACATTGTTGTCCAGTAATAGCCTTGTCTTTGGCAGATGATGGCAAGTGGTTTTCCGCCGGAATGGTTTCCGCACGTCCCCTCGTGCATTTCTTCGACCAGCCTTGCTGACTCGAATGCCGTTAGGCACCTTAAGAACGGTAGGCTGAATGACTTTTTGTACAGCCGTCCCCACAGGATGATGTACCATATCGCATTTCTTTTTGTCTTTTTGGCCTCTGCCAAATCTGCTGGTAGAGTTCCAGACTGTATGTATGCTTGGATATTATCGAACCACTCTGCCTGAGTTGTGATGACCATGACCCGTATTTCATCCGACTCTGTACTTCGCTTGTTCATGACCTCCATCATGAATGTTCTTCTTAAGTCGGCGATATTCGAACTTGCTAATTTTGCTAGTGCATCTGCCAACATGTTTTCCGCCCTAGGTACTAGATTGATACTGAATTTTTCTAGTTGAGCCGACACTTTTGTCAACTTTGCCAGGTACTTTCTCATCGACGGATCTTTTACCTCGTATTCTCCTTTGAATTGGCTGGCTACCAGCTGTGAATCTGTTGTCAGTGTTACTCTTTTTGCATCCGCTGCCAAGCACATTTGGATGCCAGCGATTGCCGCCTGATATTCTGCTTCATTATTCGACGCAACGAAGGTAAATTTTATATCATACTCAAAAATGTCTCCCCCTGGTGATTTCATGATTATTCCAGCACCACTGCCTATCTGTGCTGCTGAGCCATCCACTGATACCTCCCATACTTCAGCTTGTACCTCGTCTTCTTGGTAGGAAGCTTCAACTATGAAATCCGCCAATGCTTTGGATTTAATTGCGGTTCTTGGCCGGAATTCCAAGTCAAACTCTGACAACTCTAGTGCCCACTTCAGCAACCTTCCTGATGTATCCAGTTTGTTTATGGCTTTTTCAAGAGGGAAGTTTGTCAACACCTCGATTGTGTGCGCATCAAAGTACGGTCCCAATTTTCTAGCCGCGACAAGGACTGCTATGCCATTTTCTCAACCAATGTGTATCTCGTTTCAGGGCCGTTCAGCACATGGCTGACAAAGTATACTAGTTGTTGCACTTTGTTCTCTGTTTCTGCTACCAGTACTGCTGCTACTGTCTTTGGTGACACCGATATGTATAACTGTAATTTTCCGCCTTCTTTTGGCCTTGCTATTGTTGGTAGGTTTTTCAGGTGATCTTTTAGGGACTCAAAAGCCTCTTGCTGTACCGGCCCCCACTTGAATTTCTTGTTTTGCCTCAAGGTTGTGAAGAAAGGCATCTGCTTATCTGCCGACTTGCTCACAAATCTGTTCAAGGCGGCTATTCTCCCTGTCAACCGTTGTATGTCTTTTACACTTTTGGGTTTTGGCAGACTGATGATTGCTTCTACTTTTTCTGGGTTAGCGTCTATGCCACGCTCACTGACTAAGAATCCCAAGAATTTTCCTGATCTTAACCCGAAGACACACTTCTTCGGGTTCAGCTTCATCCTGTACTTTCTCAGAGTTTCGAAAGTTTCCCGAAGGTCGGCTACATGATCTTTCTCCTGCCGGCTTTTCACGATAGAGTCATCAACATAGAATTCCACATTTCTTCCTTTCTGGTCGGCAAAAACTTTGTCGACCAGCCTCTGCTacgttgctcctgcgttctttaacCCGAACGGCATTGCCTTGTTGCAGAAAACTCCTGTATCTGTAATGAAAGCCGCCTTCTTCCTGTCTGATTTGAGCAGGCTAACCCGGTGATTgcaggggaatacagttaaacataataacatgtgcggaaacaatccccaaagccaggaagcatgtataaagcacagattaagaagacttacgtttgaagcgtgttttccacaaattgtcaacgaacacgaacttagaactccagttgtcgttcctctacttggttcaccgacacgatcagatccatcttgattatcgtagcttagacaatcgatcaagagtttgttcttttgggatgaacacactttgaaggcacagagagaattagggttctctgttttctcctagggttgtgtgtaaactgaattgtgttatgttggaagtggttagaaggttattttcataaccttactaaccgaccaagcaataaggcaaggccggctagcaagcccgcgcaacaccacacggacacgcacatcgagctgggccgtgggccgcgctgctgctgctgtgttgtggccttggcccgcgcgcacacagctcctcggccatgggccagcgctgctgtgtcgttgccttgcttgcttgcctagcgcgcgcgcccatgggctttgagtgcttcgtgcactcggctcgtgggccgctcttcgtattcgcgattaatatatttccgatatattatttatcgtttcatatacgacgaatcaccgtcgtacgatacgatttattcgtctcgcctagcttacgaatactcgcgatacgatatacgattccgatgcaaggtcgtatcatataatacgttttccaactaattcccgaaaagctattaaatgaatttccgattcatttaatccggtgatctgttacgtgtcattggtgtgaccttgtaggttcagtcaagagtaagctgtgagtttaatatccattagaactcactgatcggaagcattgctccagctagctgttccgatcacttgatctcactgaattaattgttcgcaattaacctgaaccttggtattagacttaatgcaccttaggtgaaggacatatttccttcagtgatATCCTGAGAAGGCATCTAGGAAACTGAGTAGTGCGTGCCCGCTGGTAGAGTCTACTAGCCTATCAATCCTTGGCATGGGGTAAAAGTCTTTTGGACATGCTCTGTTGAGGTTGGTGAAGTCTACACACATCCTCCACAATCCACTCGGCCTTTTCACCATTACTACATTTGCCAGCCATTCAGGGTAATCGCATGGGTCAATGAAACCTGCCGCCAAGAGTTTCTCAACCTCTTCTTGTATTGCTGTCATTTTCTCCGTGGAGAAGTTGCGTTTTCTTTTTGTCTTACTGGCCTAATATTTCTGTCTGCGTTTAATCGGTGGACTATCACGTCTGGATCAATACCAGGCATCTCATCTGCGGAAAACGCGAAGACGTCGGCATGCTCTCTTAGCAGGCTTATGAGATTGACCTTCACGTCGCTTTCCATTTCTGTACCAATTACAACCGTTTGATCCTGCCGACCGATTTCCAATTATATATTTTCCGTCTAACCATCTGGCAGTGGTCTTGGTATTGTTTCTGGTCTTTCGTCAAAGTGCTCCATGTCCAGGTCAGTTCGGCCTCTTTTGGCCGTGGCTTTTCTTGTCAAGTTTATCTCAGGGACCATTCTTCCCGGCGTTCTCAACGCCGTTAAGTAACAGGATCTCGCCGCCTCCTGACTTCCCCTTATCTTTGCCGGTATTTCCAGGTTTGATATGTATATCATTGTCAAGTGATAAGTGGAGACTATTGCCTGTGTGTCGTGTATGAATGGGCGACCGATGATCACATTATAGGCCGCCGGCACTTTGATGATTAAGAATTCCACCATGAGGTCCAATTTTCACCGGCAGTCTGATGCTACCCTCTGGGTATACCGTAGATCCTGAGAAACCGATTACTGGGTAGTTCACCCTTGCCAGCTCTTCCTCTCGTATGTGTAGTTTCTTGAATGCATCCCAAAATATGATGTTTGCTGAGCTACCTCCGTCTACCAGTACTCGATTCACATCGGCATTTGCTATATCAATTGTCAGAACTAATGGGTCATCATGTGGGAAAATGATGCCTCTGTAATCCGATTCCGAGAAGGTCATCACTGGTATGCTGGGTGGGCTTGGCCAAGCCCTAGTGCTGTGATAATTCACCATGTGCCTGTGTTCCTCCAAACTCCTGTTGGCGCCGCTTATCGTCCCTCCATGGACAGGGCCGCCAGAGATGACAAATACATTCGGCTTTTTCCTGTTATCCCTTTGTTCTGCTCTAGCACTGGTTTTTGGTGGTCTTTGCTCTATTCTGGGCGGTTGATACGGCTGTTCGATTCCGGGATATTGTTGCTGATTTTGCTGTTGTTGTGGCCGGTAGGAATTGGCAGTGTTTCCTCCGGCCGGGTTGTAGTTACCATTTCCTTGTCTCGCCCTATACTGCGAgaaatatgttaggttatgatacatatgacaattcataaatcatgcggaaaaaccataaagccaggaaaacatattatttacacataatcatttagcatagtttagatgcatactctttgttgcgtgccctccctagctgcgcccgaaccgaacaagaacgagtctttaggactccaagtgtcgtccctccgtagatagtccacagcacgtccggatccgccttaagattgaccaactagaatcgcccttaaggtacttagaattttcggcactttataggcaattgtatgactgaattttgctctcaaaaactcactttgaatacttgaatgctcgatgtaaatatgtgaccctaggcacctatttatagagttatggaaaaggatttggaatcctattaggatactaatttatttaattataatcctactaggactctaattaaataaactaaatcttttaggattagatttaatcatatgacaaatcccggtagctttaggattcgagtagcacacaaacacacacgcacgcacagcagcccacgaggggcgccatgcgcgcgcgcgcagcccgcgagctcgcagcccactgccgcaagcccacacgctgccgtagccttggcgcgcgctgggcctgccttgcggtgggcctggcgcagccttggctggtgcgtttgtggcgcgctggcttgctgggcgatggcccggcttcgtgctgggccttcgtctggcaggcctcgtccgatgctaattcgtacgatacgcttccgattaatttcccgattccggaattcatttccgatacgaacaatattcaatatttccgattccggaatcaatttccgtttcgaacaaatatttaatatttccgtttccggaattattttccgattccgataatatttccgattctgacaatatttccgtttccggca
This sequence is a window from Spinacia oleracea cultivar Varoflay chromosome 1, BTI_SOV_V1, whole genome shotgun sequence. Protein-coding genes within it:
- the LOC110804190 gene encoding uncharacterized protein, with the translated sequence MKLNPKKCVFGLRSGKFLGFLVSERGIDANPEKVEAIISLPKPKSVKDIQRLTGRIAALNRFVSKSADKQMPFFTTLRQNKKFKWGPVQQEAFESLKDHLKNLPTIARPKEGGKLQLYISVSPKTVAAVLVAETENKVQQLVYFVSHVLNVLVAARKLGPYFDAHTIEVLTNFPLEKAINKLDTSGRLLKWALELSEFDLEFRPRTAIKSKALADFIVEASYQEDEVQAEVWEVSVDGSAAQIGSGAGIIMKSPGGDIFEYDIKFTFVASNNEAEYQAAIAGIQMCLAADAKRVTLTTDSQLVASQFKGEYEVKDPSMRKYLAKLTKVSAQLEKFSINLVPRAENMLADALAKLASSNIADLRRTFMMEVMNKRSTESDEIRVMVITTQAEWFDNIQAYIQSGTLPADLAEAKKTKRNAIWYIILWGRLYKKSFSLPFLRCLTAFESARLVEEMHEGTCGNHSGGKPLAIICQRQGYYWTTMLEDCRAYVKKCDKCQKISAVINLPANDLMPILNPIPFAQWGMDIVGPFPMAAGGRKFLIVAVDYFTKWIEAEPVAKITANQVKKVKLAHSSVCHPQSNGQAEAANKQILDALKKKLEDCKGKWADLMPEVLWCNRTTVKEATGESPFKLSFGSEAVIPEEMALPTMRIQHYDEERNDQLLRHQLDFMPEIRLKAEISSAAYKSRMGRAYNKKVKHRPLGVGDLVLRRTAATGKGNAQVKLTAN